One part of the Lapillicoccus jejuensis genome encodes these proteins:
- a CDS encoding ABC transporter permease, producing the protein MSVDAGLTTADPATTPSAPRAAGRRGLVLRRLRRNPLAVVSAVVLLLAVLVAVLAPVISPYAPDATDFGRILAPPGTPGHLLGTDDLGRDVLSRIMVGMRASLLVALLAVITALVLGVPLGMLAGYVRGLDAVISRLTDLLLAFPFLILAVGLAAIRGASLANAAIAIGISQVPGVIRVVRSETLRLKHLDFVAASVVHGASDLWVLGRHVLPNATSVVLVQATVALPGAVLGEAVLSFLGLGIQPPDPSLGTMLASAQAFATRAPWAAVMPGIAIMLLALAFNVFGDALRDALDPKGTS; encoded by the coding sequence GTGAGCGTCGACGCCGGCCTCACCACGGCCGACCCCGCGACCACGCCGTCGGCGCCCCGCGCCGCGGGTCGGCGCGGGCTCGTCCTGCGGCGGCTGCGCCGCAACCCGCTCGCGGTCGTCAGCGCGGTCGTCCTGCTGCTCGCGGTGCTCGTCGCCGTCCTCGCGCCGGTCATCTCGCCGTACGCGCCCGACGCCACCGACTTCGGCCGGATCCTCGCGCCGCCGGGGACGCCCGGGCACCTGCTCGGCACCGACGACCTCGGCCGCGACGTGCTGTCGCGGATCATGGTGGGGATGCGGGCCTCGCTGCTCGTCGCGCTGCTCGCGGTGATCACCGCCCTCGTGCTCGGCGTGCCCCTGGGGATGCTCGCGGGCTACGTGCGCGGGCTCGACGCCGTCATCTCGCGCCTCACCGACCTGCTGCTCGCCTTCCCGTTCCTCATCCTCGCGGTGGGGCTGGCGGCCATCCGCGGGGCGAGCCTGGCCAACGCGGCGATCGCCATCGGCATCTCGCAGGTGCCGGGCGTCATCCGCGTCGTCCGGTCGGAGACGCTGCGCCTCAAGCACCTCGACTTCGTCGCGGCGTCGGTCGTGCACGGCGCCTCGGACCTGTGGGTGCTCGGGCGGCACGTGCTGCCCAACGCGACGTCGGTCGTCCTCGTGCAGGCCACCGTCGCCCTGCCCGGCGCGGTCCTCGGCGAGGCGGTGCTGTCCTTCCTCGGTCTCGGGATCCAGCCGCCCGACCCGAGCCTCGGCACGATGCTGGCGAGCGCGCAGGCCTTCGCGACCCGCGCCCCGTGGGCCGCGGTCATGCCGGGGATCGCGATCATGCTGCTGGCGCTGGCCTTCAACGTCTTCGGCGACGCCCTGCGCGACGCCCTCGACCCCAAGGGGACCTCGTGA
- a CDS encoding ABC transporter ATP-binding protein, which produces MTTAPTSTGAVADAPPGDVLTVRDLGVTFRTETGTVVAVDGVDLDVARGEVVGLVGESGCGKSVTAMSIGGLLPRTAHVRGSVRLQGQELVAAPGPLLRRVRGKRVAYVFQEPMSSLNPVLTVGRQVGEVLRRHEGLGRREALDRATELLATVGIPSPRERVTQYPHQLSGGMRQRVMIAMAIACEPDLLVADEPTTALDVTVQAGILEVLRELRDRTGTSVLVITHDLGVVADVADRVVVMYAGRVVEQAGVEELFAHPRHHYTAGLLTASPRPGAHAGSARLNEIPGLVPVVTDPPDACTFADRCPAADEVCRGARPPLEQVGVGPGGTHRVACWHPVEEAR; this is translated from the coding sequence GTGACCACCGCACCGACGAGCACCGGAGCGGTCGCCGACGCGCCGCCCGGCGACGTCCTCACCGTCCGCGACCTCGGCGTCACCTTCCGCACCGAGACCGGGACCGTCGTCGCCGTCGACGGCGTCGACCTCGACGTGGCGCGCGGCGAGGTCGTCGGCCTGGTCGGCGAGTCCGGCTGCGGCAAGAGCGTGACGGCGATGTCGATCGGGGGGTTGCTGCCGCGCACGGCGCACGTCCGGGGCTCCGTACGGCTCCAGGGGCAGGAGCTGGTCGCCGCCCCGGGGCCGCTGTTGCGGCGGGTGCGCGGCAAGCGGGTGGCCTACGTCTTCCAGGAGCCGATGAGCTCGCTCAACCCCGTGCTCACCGTCGGCCGGCAGGTCGGTGAAGTGCTGCGCCGCCACGAGGGGCTCGGCAGGCGGGAGGCGCTGGACCGGGCCACCGAGCTGCTCGCGACCGTCGGCATCCCGTCGCCGCGCGAGCGGGTCACGCAGTACCCGCACCAGCTGTCGGGCGGGATGCGGCAGCGCGTGATGATCGCCATGGCCATCGCCTGCGAGCCCGACCTGCTCGTCGCCGACGAGCCGACCACCGCGCTCGACGTCACCGTGCAGGCCGGCATCCTCGAGGTGCTGCGCGAGCTGCGCGACCGCACGGGGACGTCGGTGCTCGTCATCACCCACGACCTCGGGGTCGTCGCCGACGTCGCCGACCGGGTCGTCGTCATGTACGCCGGCCGGGTCGTCGAGCAGGCGGGGGTCGAGGAGCTCTTCGCGCACCCGCGCCACCACTACACGGCCGGGCTGCTCACCGCGTCGCCGCGACCGGGCGCGCACGCGGGATCGGCCCGGCTCAACGAGATCCCCGGTCTCGTGCCGGTCGTCACCGACCCGCCCGACGCGTGCACGTTCGCCGACCGCTGCCCGGCCGCCGACGAGGTGTGCCGCGGTGCGCGACCGCCCCTGGAGCAGGTCGGTGTCGGCCCCGGCGGCACGCACCGGGTCGCGTGCTGGCACCCGGTGGAGGAGGCGCGATGA
- a CDS encoding ABC transporter ATP-binding protein — translation MTATPEREEVLRLDGLVMHFGPVRAVDGVDLIVHRGEVVALVGESGSGKSTVGRCIVRLTEPTDGTVTLGGTDVTHLGRRALRAVREDVSIVFQDPAGSLDPRMLVGDVVAEPLRLQKVGRDERRRRVDEVLGKVGLRPEVAGRYPHELSGGQRQRVSLARALVSTPALLVADEPTSALDVSVQASVLNLLADLQRDLGFACLFITHDLSAVEYLADSVAVMYLGQVVEHGTREQVFARPSHPYTQSLLAAAPVADPVAQRARPRVVLGDDLPSAIDPPSGCRFHTRCPVAVERCSTQEPVLRDLGGHKVACHLVADDGTPPDVTAASTMSTSPLPERTP, via the coding sequence ATGACGGCGACGCCGGAGCGCGAGGAGGTGCTGCGTCTCGACGGGCTGGTCATGCACTTCGGGCCGGTGCGGGCGGTCGACGGGGTCGACCTCATCGTCCACCGGGGCGAGGTCGTCGCCCTCGTCGGCGAGAGCGGCTCGGGCAAGTCCACCGTCGGCCGGTGCATCGTGCGGCTCACCGAGCCGACCGACGGGACGGTGACCCTCGGGGGCACCGACGTGACCCACCTCGGGCGGCGGGCCCTGCGCGCCGTGCGGGAGGACGTCTCGATCGTCTTCCAGGACCCGGCCGGTTCGCTGGACCCGCGGATGCTCGTCGGCGACGTCGTCGCCGAGCCGCTGCGGCTGCAGAAGGTCGGTCGCGACGAGCGGCGGCGCCGCGTCGACGAGGTGCTCGGCAAGGTCGGGCTGCGGCCGGAGGTCGCCGGGCGCTACCCGCACGAGCTGAGCGGCGGCCAGCGGCAACGGGTCTCGCTGGCGCGGGCCCTGGTCTCCACACCCGCCCTGCTCGTCGCGGACGAGCCGACGAGCGCGCTCGACGTGTCGGTGCAGGCGTCGGTCCTCAACCTGCTCGCCGACCTCCAGCGCGACCTCGGCTTCGCCTGCCTCTTCATCACCCACGACCTGTCGGCGGTGGAGTACCTCGCCGACTCGGTCGCGGTGATGTACCTCGGCCAGGTCGTCGAGCACGGCACCCGCGAGCAGGTCTTCGCCCGGCCCAGCCACCCCTACACGCAGTCGCTGCTCGCGGCCGCGCCGGTGGCGGACCCGGTCGCGCAGCGGGCCCGGCCGCGGGTCGTCCTCGGCGACGACCTGCCGTCGGCGATCGACCCGCCGTCGGGGTGCCGGTTCCACACCCGCTGCCCCGTCGCGGTCGAGCGCTGCTCGACGCAGGAGCCGGTGCTGCGCGACCTCGGTGGGCACAAGGTGGCCTGCCACCTCGTTGCCGACGACGGCACACCCCCGGACGTCACCGCCGCCTCCACCATGTCCACCAGCCCGCTCCCCGAGAGGACCCCATGA
- a CDS encoding gamma-glutamyltransferase family protein, which translates to MTFTTRPTLEGTFGMVSSTHWVASQSAMRQLELGGNAFDAAVCAGFVLQVVEPHLNGPGGDMPAIVATADDPTPRVLCGQGPAPAGATVEHYRGEGLELVPGSGPLAATVPGALDAWLLMLRDLGTRTLREVLEPAIGYARHGVPLVERVGATVASVQRLFEEDWTTSAALWLPGGRPPGTGELFRNPEWADTLERLVAEGEAAGSDRAAQVEGARRAWSQGFVAEAVDAFSRKAFRDSSGERHGGLVTADDLAGWSATWEPATTLDWHGHTIAKTGPWGQGPALLQVLQLLDALGDPADLDLLDAGDVHRVLSCIELAEADREAWYGSGSEPMEALLSPAYARERAALVGDRADLDLRPGRPDGKVPRLPSYVLRRGEPDRGDAHGDGTTGEPTVSGSGATRGDTCHVDVVDAAGNMVSATPSGGWLQSSPTIPGLGFCLGSRMQMFWLEEGLASSLAPGKRPRTTLTPTLVLRDGAPYLACGSPGGDQQDQWQLLFLLRTLLQGQSLQEAIDAPAWHSTAFPGSFYPRTREPGGVVVEDRVGAAVVTGLEERGHVVTVADGWSQGRLCAVTRDPDGILRAGANPRGMQGYAVGR; encoded by the coding sequence ATGACCTTCACGACGCGACCGACCCTCGAGGGCACCTTCGGGATGGTGTCCTCCACCCACTGGGTCGCCTCGCAGTCGGCGATGCGCCAGCTCGAGCTCGGCGGCAACGCCTTCGACGCGGCCGTCTGCGCGGGCTTCGTGCTCCAGGTCGTCGAGCCGCACCTCAACGGCCCCGGCGGCGACATGCCGGCGATCGTCGCGACGGCCGACGACCCCACGCCGCGGGTGCTCTGCGGTCAGGGGCCCGCCCCGGCCGGCGCCACCGTCGAGCACTACCGCGGCGAGGGGCTCGAGCTGGTGCCCGGGTCCGGGCCGCTGGCCGCGACCGTCCCGGGTGCGCTGGACGCGTGGCTGCTCATGCTGCGCGACCTCGGCACGCGCACGCTGCGGGAGGTGCTCGAGCCGGCCATCGGCTACGCGCGCCACGGGGTGCCGCTCGTCGAGCGGGTCGGCGCGACCGTGGCGTCGGTGCAGCGGCTCTTCGAGGAGGACTGGACGACGTCGGCCGCGCTGTGGCTCCCGGGCGGGCGGCCGCCCGGCACGGGCGAGCTGTTCCGCAACCCGGAGTGGGCGGACACGCTCGAGCGGCTCGTCGCCGAGGGCGAGGCGGCCGGGTCGGACCGGGCCGCGCAGGTCGAGGGGGCCCGTCGCGCGTGGTCGCAGGGGTTCGTCGCCGAGGCGGTGGACGCGTTCTCGCGGAAGGCGTTCCGTGACTCCTCGGGTGAGCGGCACGGCGGTCTCGTCACCGCCGACGACCTCGCCGGGTGGTCGGCGACCTGGGAGCCGGCCACGACCCTCGACTGGCACGGCCACACGATCGCGAAGACCGGGCCGTGGGGACAGGGCCCGGCCCTGCTGCAGGTGCTGCAGCTGCTCGACGCGCTCGGCGACCCCGCCGACCTCGACCTGCTCGACGCCGGCGACGTGCACCGGGTGCTGTCGTGCATCGAGCTCGCCGAGGCCGACCGGGAGGCGTGGTACGGCAGCGGGTCGGAACCCATGGAGGCCCTGCTGTCGCCGGCCTACGCGCGCGAGCGCGCGGCGCTCGTCGGCGACCGCGCCGACCTGGACCTGCGTCCGGGTCGCCCGGACGGGAAGGTGCCGCGGCTGCCGTCGTACGTGCTCCGCCGCGGCGAGCCCGACCGCGGCGACGCCCACGGCGACGGCACGACGGGTGAGCCGACCGTGTCCGGGTCGGGCGCGACGCGGGGGGACACCTGCCACGTCGACGTCGTCGACGCGGCCGGCAACATGGTCTCGGCGACGCCGAGCGGCGGCTGGCTGCAGTCCTCCCCGACGATCCCGGGACTGGGCTTCTGCCTCGGCAGCCGGATGCAGATGTTCTGGCTCGAGGAGGGGCTGGCCTCGAGCCTCGCGCCGGGCAAGCGCCCGCGCACGACCCTGACGCCGACGCTCGTGCTCCGCGACGGGGCGCCGTACCTCGCGTGCGGGAGCCCGGGCGGCGACCAGCAGGACCAGTGGCAGCTGCTCTTCCTGCTGCGCACGCTGCTCCAGGGGCAGTCGCTGCAGGAGGCGATCGACGCGCCGGCCTGGCACTCGACCGCCTTCCCGGGAAGCTTCTACCCGCGCACGCGCGAACCCGGCGGCGTCGTCGTCGAGGACCGGGTCGGGGCGGCCGTCGTCACCGGGCTGGAGGAGCGCGGGCACGTCGTCACGGTCGCCGACGGGTGGTCGCAGGGACGGCTGTGCGCCGTCACCCGCGACCCGGACGGGATCCTGCGCGCGGGGGCGAACCCGCGCGGGATGCAGGGGTACGCCGTCGGGCGGTGA
- a CDS encoding GntR family transcriptional regulator, translating to MERGADARRGAAPAAPGDRPDAATTPLGLRHLALREQVLDELRRRIVDGVYPPGSRLTEDRLAEDFGVSRNPVREALRVAVADGLVTLSPRRGATVAVPDPSSVADLFAVRGSLEPLAARLAAERVTPADVAALRALLDEAARATDAGDLARVAQLNTDLHLAVVRLSGNRWLTSVVTPLYLHVQWVFRLGAEVRAPHSWREHIRLVDAIAAGDPDGAAEAARAHVEAAARAATDA from the coding sequence GTGGAGCGTGGCGCCGACGCCCGCCGCGGGGCCGCACCGGCGGCGCCCGGGGACCGACCGGACGCCGCGACGACCCCGCTCGGGCTGCGCCACCTGGCCCTGCGCGAGCAGGTCCTCGACGAGCTGCGCCGCCGGATCGTCGACGGCGTCTACCCGCCGGGCAGCCGCCTGACCGAGGACCGGCTGGCCGAGGACTTCGGGGTCAGCCGCAACCCCGTCCGCGAGGCGCTGCGGGTCGCTGTCGCCGACGGCCTGGTCACCCTCAGCCCACGGCGCGGGGCGACCGTCGCCGTGCCAGACCCCTCGAGCGTCGCCGACCTCTTCGCCGTCCGCGGCAGCCTCGAGCCGCTGGCCGCGCGGTTGGCCGCCGAGCGGGTCACCCCCGCCGACGTCGCCGCCCTGCGGGCGCTGCTCGACGAGGCCGCGCGCGCGACCGACGCCGGCGACCTGGCCCGGGTGGCCCAGCTCAACACCGACCTGCACCTGGCCGTCGTCCGGCTCTCCGGCAACCGGTGGCTGACCTCCGTCGTCACGCCGCTCTACCTGCACGTGCAGTGGGTCTTCCGGCTCGGGGCCGAGGTCCGCGCCCCGCACAGCTGGCGCGAGCACATCCGCCTCGTCGACGCGATCGCGGCCGGCGACCCGGACGGGGCCGCGGAGGCCGCGCGCGCCCACGTCGAGGCCGCCGCCCGGGCGGCCACCGACGCCTGA
- a CDS encoding MFS transporter — MLGAYRPLFSAPGARRFVLGSALGRIAVAMFGVSTVVMVSRREGSFALAGAVSAVGLFVFAVSAPVIGGLVDRHGQRRIAVPLAVFSTAVLAVLIVCSANGAPAWTLFVTYAASGVVASLGTMSRARWNRIYRDDEERLHVAMSFEQVLDELTFVIAPVIAVLTSTTFWPETGLTIAAVVFLAGTLLFCSARDSEPPVVPHAERPGGVAVTRPGLLLVAAAMTFTGILFGGNEVVTVAVAQVDGQEAWASVVLGLFALGSAVSGLVFGARRFRSSIVRRLVVGVLLMFLLELPVLLAAGHLPVLAGVMLVAGCATAPTLITSMALAQRLVPVAMLNEGMTVVLTGLVVGVSAGSAISGVAIETLGPTRAYAVPVLASVGALLVALAGARALARAVAGTEVPDTPVQTSYDVVPAAPADRPVD; from the coding sequence GTGCTGGGCGCCTACCGACCCCTCTTCTCCGCCCCCGGCGCGCGCCGCTTCGTCCTCGGGTCGGCCCTCGGCCGGATCGCCGTCGCGATGTTCGGCGTCTCGACCGTCGTCATGGTCAGCCGCCGCGAGGGGAGCTTCGCGCTCGCCGGCGCCGTCTCCGCCGTCGGCCTCTTCGTCTTCGCCGTCAGCGCACCCGTCATCGGCGGCCTCGTCGACCGGCACGGGCAGCGCCGCATCGCGGTGCCGCTGGCCGTGTTCTCCACCGCCGTCCTCGCCGTCCTCATCGTCTGCTCGGCCAACGGCGCGCCCGCCTGGACGCTCTTCGTCACCTACGCCGCCTCCGGGGTCGTCGCGTCGCTCGGCACGATGTCGCGGGCCCGGTGGAACCGCATCTACCGCGACGACGAGGAGCGGCTGCACGTCGCGATGAGCTTCGAGCAGGTCCTCGACGAGCTGACCTTCGTCATCGCCCCGGTCATCGCGGTCCTCACGAGCACGACCTTCTGGCCCGAGACCGGCCTGACGATCGCCGCCGTCGTCTTCCTCGCCGGCACCCTGCTCTTCTGCTCCGCCCGCGACAGCGAGCCGCCGGTCGTCCCGCACGCCGAGCGCCCCGGCGGCGTCGCCGTCACCCGCCCCGGCCTGCTCCTCGTCGCCGCCGCGATGACCTTCACCGGCATCCTCTTCGGCGGGAACGAGGTCGTCACCGTCGCCGTCGCGCAGGTCGACGGGCAGGAGGCCTGGGCCTCGGTCGTCCTCGGCCTCTTCGCCCTCGGCTCGGCGGTGAGCGGTCTGGTGTTCGGCGCCCGCCGCTTCCGCTCCTCGATCGTCAGGCGGCTGGTCGTCGGGGTCCTGCTGATGTTCCTGCTCGAGCTGCCGGTGCTGCTCGCCGCCGGTCACCTGCCGGTCCTCGCGGGCGTCATGCTCGTCGCCGGCTGCGCCACCGCCCCGACGCTCATCACGAGCATGGCCCTCGCGCAGCGGCTCGTCCCCGTCGCCATGCTCAACGAGGGCATGACCGTCGTCCTCACCGGCCTCGTCGTCGGCGTCTCGGCCGGCTCGGCGATCAGCGGCGTGGCGATCGAGACCCTCGGCCCCACCCGCGCGTACGCCGTCCCCGTCCTCGCGTCCGTCGGCGCCCTCCTCGTCGCCCTCGCCGGTGCCCGCGCCCTCGCCCGGGCGGTGGCCGGCACCGAGGTTCCCGACACCCCCGTCCAGACGTCGTACGACGTCGTCCCCGCGGCCCCTGCCGACCGCCCTGTCGACTGA
- a CDS encoding dihydrolipoamide acetyltransferase family protein — MTVKEFRLPDPGEGLTEAEVVTWHVAVGDTVKVNDVVVEIETAKSLVELPVPFAGTVTALLVPEGETVEVGTPIISIDDGVGGAAPAAPAAPQSQSQVADEPASQRAQEPGMVGSPAPKLEAQADGDAIEEGKIGGTTSTGRTAVLVGYGVKQTEAVRRPRSRPESDSTHSARVTTGAKPAESDSGHSPAPAPNPAAHDNAPSGSTASAGVRALAKPPVRKLAKDLGVDLTQVAATGPHGTVTRDDVHAHASGTTGGAGDGSAADGSSYGAPQAVRPQGERETRTPVKGVRKMTAQAMVGSAFTAPHVTMFNDVDVTATMQLVARLKQDREFADVKVTPMLVLAKALCLALKRHPGMNAVWDEAAQEIVTKHYVNLGIAAATPRGLVVPNVKDADRMTMHELAEAIGALTETARAGRTQPAEMSGGTVTITNVGVFGIDTGTPIINPGESAIVAFGAVRKKPWVVTGPDGEDTLAIRQVSTLAVSFDHRLIDGELGSLFLRDLSALLEDPSRGLVWG, encoded by the coding sequence ATGACTGTCAAGGAGTTCCGCCTGCCCGACCCCGGTGAGGGTCTGACCGAGGCCGAGGTCGTCACCTGGCACGTCGCCGTCGGCGACACCGTCAAGGTCAACGACGTCGTCGTCGAGATCGAGACGGCGAAGTCGCTCGTCGAGCTGCCGGTGCCGTTCGCCGGCACGGTCACCGCGCTGCTCGTCCCCGAGGGCGAGACCGTCGAGGTCGGCACGCCGATCATCAGCATCGACGACGGCGTCGGGGGTGCCGCCCCGGCGGCGCCGGCCGCGCCGCAGTCGCAGTCCCAGGTCGCCGACGAGCCCGCGTCGCAGCGGGCCCAGGAGCCGGGCATGGTCGGCTCGCCGGCGCCCAAGCTCGAGGCCCAGGCCGACGGCGACGCCATCGAGGAGGGCAAGATCGGCGGGACGACGTCCACCGGTCGCACCGCCGTCCTCGTCGGCTACGGCGTCAAGCAGACCGAGGCCGTACGACGCCCCCGGAGCCGACCCGAATCGGATTCGACCCACTCGGCTCGGGTCACGACGGGAGCCAAGCCGGCCGAATCCGATTCGGGTCACTCCCCGGCCCCCGCGCCGAACCCGGCCGCGCACGACAACGCCCCGTCCGGGTCGACCGCCTCGGCGGGCGTCCGGGCCTTGGCCAAGCCTCCGGTCCGCAAGCTCGCGAAGGACCTCGGCGTCGACCTCACCCAGGTCGCCGCGACCGGTCCGCACGGCACGGTCACGCGCGACGACGTCCACGCCCACGCCTCGGGCACGACGGGTGGCGCGGGCGACGGGTCCGCCGCCGACGGGTCGTCGTACGGCGCCCCGCAGGCCGTCCGACCGCAGGGTGAGCGCGAGACCCGCACCCCGGTCAAGGGCGTCCGCAAGATGACCGCCCAGGCCATGGTCGGCTCGGCGTTCACCGCGCCGCACGTGACGATGTTCAACGACGTCGACGTCACCGCGACGATGCAGCTGGTCGCCCGCCTCAAGCAGGACCGCGAGTTCGCCGACGTCAAGGTGACGCCGATGCTCGTCCTGGCCAAGGCGCTGTGCCTCGCGCTCAAGCGCCACCCCGGCATGAACGCCGTGTGGGACGAGGCGGCCCAGGAGATCGTCACCAAGCACTACGTCAACCTCGGCATCGCCGCGGCGACCCCGCGCGGGCTCGTCGTCCCGAACGTCAAGGACGCCGACCGGATGACGATGCACGAGCTCGCCGAGGCCATCGGCGCGCTCACGGAGACCGCGCGCGCCGGCCGCACCCAGCCGGCGGAGATGTCCGGCGGGACGGTGACGATCACCAACGTCGGCGTCTTCGGCATCGACACCGGCACGCCGATCATCAACCCCGGCGAGAGCGCGATCGTCGCCTTCGGCGCGGTCCGCAAGAAGCCGTGGGTCGTCACCGGCCCCGACGGCGAGGACACGCTCGCGATCCGGCAGGTCTCGACGCTGGCGGTCAGCTTCGACCACCGCCTCATCGACGGCGAGCTCGGCAGCCTCTTCCTGCGCGACCTGTCCGCGCTGCTCGAGGACCCGAGCCGCGGCCTCGTCTGGGGCTGA
- a CDS encoding alpha-ketoacid dehydrogenase subunit beta produces the protein MTTLTIAKALTNGLRAAMEKDPKVVLMGEDIGKLGGVFRVTEGLQKDFGEDRVIDTPLAEAGIVGTAIGLALRGYRPVVEIQFDGFVYPAFDHIVSQVAKMRARSLGKVSLPMVIRIPVGGGIGAVEHHSESNEAYFAHTAGLRVVSVASPQDAYWGIQAAIATDDPVIFYEPKRRYWDKGEVDLDTPTAGLYDAVVAREGTDCTVAAYGPMVKTCLQAAQAAADEGRSLEVVDLRSLAPLDLDTLCASVTKTGRLVVVHEASVTGGLGAEIAAAVTQRCFYSLEAPVLRVGGYDVPYPPSRVEEEFLPDLDRVLDGVDRAMAF, from the coding sequence ATGACGACCTTGACCATCGCCAAGGCGCTCACCAACGGCCTGCGCGCCGCCATGGAGAAGGACCCGAAGGTCGTCCTCATGGGCGAGGACATCGGCAAGCTCGGCGGCGTCTTCCGCGTCACGGAGGGCCTGCAGAAGGACTTCGGCGAGGACCGCGTCATCGACACCCCGCTCGCCGAGGCCGGCATCGTCGGCACCGCGATCGGGCTGGCGCTGCGCGGCTACCGGCCGGTCGTCGAGATCCAGTTCGACGGCTTCGTCTACCCGGCCTTCGACCACATCGTCAGCCAGGTCGCCAAGATGCGGGCCCGCTCGCTCGGCAAGGTCTCGCTGCCGATGGTCATCCGCATCCCCGTCGGCGGCGGGATCGGCGCGGTCGAGCACCACAGCGAGTCCAACGAGGCGTACTTCGCCCACACCGCGGGCCTGCGCGTCGTCTCCGTCGCGTCGCCGCAGGACGCGTACTGGGGCATCCAGGCGGCCATCGCCACCGACGACCCGGTGATCTTCTACGAGCCCAAGCGCCGCTACTGGGACAAGGGCGAGGTCGACCTCGACACCCCGACCGCCGGGCTGTACGACGCCGTCGTCGCCCGCGAGGGCACCGACTGCACCGTCGCCGCGTACGGCCCCATGGTCAAGACCTGCCTGCAGGCCGCCCAGGCCGCCGCCGACGAGGGCCGCAGCCTCGAGGTCGTCGACCTGCGCTCGCTGGCGCCGCTCGACCTCGACACCCTGTGCGCGTCGGTGACCAAGACCGGCCGGCTCGTCGTCGTCCACGAGGCGTCGGTCACCGGCGGGCTCGGGGCCGAGATCGCCGCCGCCGTGACGCAGCGCTGCTTCTACTCGCTCGAGGCCCCCGTGCTCCGGGTGGGCGGGTACGACGTGCCCTACCCGCCGAGCCGGGTGGAGGAGGAGTTCCTCCCCGACCTCGACCGCGTGCTCGACGGCGTCGACCGCGCCATGGCGTTCTGA
- the pdhA gene encoding pyruvate dehydrogenase (acetyl-transferring) E1 component subunit alpha encodes MTQPTTTPPGGDPTTADLTAPTPAVGDGGPDMVQLLTPEGERVETPNGAPYAPYVDALTDDELRGFYRDLVLIRRVDAEATALQRQGELGIWASLLGQEAAQVGSGRALKPQDYAFPTYREHGVAWCRGVDPLNLLGMFRGVNNGGWDPNEKNFHLYTIIIGAQTLHATGYAMGIQRDGAVGTGDPDRDAAVIAYFGDGASSQGDVSESFGFSAVYNAPVVFFCQNNQWAISEPNEKQTRIPLYQRARGFGFPGVRVDGNDVLAVYAVTKHALEEARSGQGPFLVEAYTYRMGAHTTSDDPTKYRVSAEVEVWKLRDPIARLKAWLAHEGKADAAFFDQVEAEGDELAAHVRQGTLAMPDPEGASMFEHVYVEPHPHVAAQREEFVRYQASFEGAH; translated from the coding sequence GTGACACAGCCGACCACGACCCCGCCCGGCGGGGACCCGACGACCGCGGACCTCACCGCCCCGACGCCCGCGGTGGGCGACGGCGGGCCGGACATGGTCCAGCTGCTCACCCCCGAGGGGGAGCGGGTCGAGACGCCGAACGGGGCGCCGTACGCGCCGTACGTCGACGCCCTCACCGACGACGAGCTGCGCGGCTTCTACCGCGACCTCGTCCTCATCCGCCGCGTCGACGCCGAGGCGACCGCGCTGCAACGCCAGGGCGAGCTCGGCATCTGGGCCAGCCTGCTCGGCCAGGAGGCCGCCCAGGTCGGCTCCGGCCGCGCGCTCAAGCCGCAGGACTACGCGTTCCCGACCTACCGCGAGCACGGCGTCGCCTGGTGCCGCGGGGTCGACCCGCTCAACCTGCTGGGGATGTTCCGCGGCGTCAACAACGGCGGCTGGGACCCCAACGAGAAGAACTTCCACCTCTACACGATCATCATCGGCGCCCAGACGCTGCACGCGACGGGCTACGCCATGGGGATCCAGCGCGACGGCGCCGTCGGCACCGGTGACCCGGACCGCGACGCGGCCGTCATCGCCTACTTCGGCGACGGTGCGAGCAGCCAGGGCGACGTCAGCGAGTCCTTCGGCTTCTCCGCGGTCTACAACGCGCCGGTCGTCTTCTTCTGCCAGAACAACCAGTGGGCCATCTCCGAGCCCAACGAGAAGCAGACCCGCATCCCGCTCTACCAGCGCGCCCGCGGCTTCGGCTTCCCCGGCGTCCGGGTCGACGGCAACGACGTCCTCGCCGTCTACGCCGTGACCAAGCACGCGCTCGAGGAGGCCCGCTCGGGTCAGGGCCCGTTCCTCGTCGAGGCCTACACCTACCGGATGGGCGCGCACACGACGTCCGACGACCCGACGAAGTACCGCGTCTCGGCCGAGGTCGAGGTGTGGAAGCTGCGCGACCCGATCGCGCGGCTCAAGGCCTGGCTGGCCCACGAGGGCAAGGCCGACGCCGCGTTCTTCGACCAGGTCGAGGCCGAGGGCGACGAGCTCGCCGCACACGTGCGCCAGGGCACGCTCGCCATGCCCGACCCGGAGGGCGCGTCGATGTTCGAGCACGTGTACGTCGAGCCGCACCCGCACGTCGCCGCGCAGCGCGAGGAGTTCGTGCGGTACCAGGCCAGCTTCGAGGGGGCGCACTGA